Below is a genomic region from Candidatus Methylomirabilota bacterium.
GCTCCTGTATGCGGGCGTGGTCATCATCCATCACATGCCGGGCTGGGATATCGCGAACAAGGAGATCGCGCGCCGCTTCGCCCATCACGGATACGTCGCCATCGTGCCCAACCTGCACTTCCGCGAGGGCAAGGCCACGCCCGAGGAGAACAGCGCGAGCATCCGCGCGGCCGGCGGCATGCCCGACGATCGCACCATGGGCGACGTCCAGGGTGCCATCGACTTCCTCCGCAGCCTGCCCTATCTGAACGGCAAGGTCGGCGTCATCGGCTACTGCTCGGGGGGACGCCAAGCCTATCTGGCCGCGTGCACGCTGCGCGGCGTGGATGCCGCGATCGACTGCTATGGCGGAGGCGTCGTGGCGAAGCCGGAGGAGCTGACGGCGCGCCAGCCCGTGGCCCCCATCGACTTCACCAAGAGCTTGCAGTGTCCCCTGCTCGGGCTCTTTGGCATCGAGGACACGCGCCCATCACCGGACGACACGGCCAAGACGGAGGCCGCCCTCAAGGAGCACGGGAAGACCTACGAGTTCCACACGTACGAGAATGCCGGCCACGCCTTCTTCGCCGTCGACCGCCCACAGTATCGGCAAGCCGCGGCCGTGGACGGCTGGAAGAAGGTCCTCGCCTGGTTCGGCAAGCACCTCAACTGACGATCGCTGCCCGTGAGTGACTACGACGTCATCGTGGTGGGCGCCGGGAATGCCGCCCTGGCCGCGGCGGTCTCCGCGCGCGAGCAGGGGGCCGGGCGCGTGGTGGCCCTCGAGAAGGCGCCGCGCACCCTGCGCGGCGGCAACACGCACTATAGCGGCGGGCTCTTTCGCATCGCCTTCGACCGCCCCGAGGATCTGCGCATCCTCGTGCCCGACGCCGAAACTGAAGTGCCCGGCTTCTTCGCCGGCGTCGAGGCCTACCCCCACAAGCTCTTCATGGCCGATCTGCTGCGCGTCACCGACGGGCGTACGGACCCCGAGCTCGCCGAGCTCCTCATCGGCCGCTCCTACGACACCGCCTGCTGGATGGCGCGTCAGGGCATCGAGATGGAGCCGGCGGTGTCGCTCTCTGCGGTGAAAGTCGGCAACACCATCAAGTGGTCTCCCGGCGCGGTGATCCGCGCCAAGCACGAAGGGGTGGGGCTCTCGGCGATGTGGTTCAAGGCGGCCGAGCGCCAGGGCGTGGACATCCGCTACGACACGGCGGTGGTACGCCTGCTCCAGGACAAGAGCGGCCGTGTCACGGGCGTGGGTATCCAGGGGCCCGAGGGCTTCGCGGAGCTATCCGGCAAATCGGTCATCCTGGGCTGCGGCGGCTTCGAGGCCAATCCGGAATGGCGCGCGCGCTATCTCGGGAGACCCTGGGATCACGCCAAGGTGCGCGGCACGCGCTACAACACGGGCGACGGCCTGCGCATGGCGATGGAGCTTGGCGCCTTGCCGCATGGTCAGTGGACGGGCTGCCACTCGACGCCCATCGACGCCGATGCCCCGCCGCACGGTGACCGCAAGCTGACCGACAAGACCAACCGGCTGTCCTATCCCTATGGCGTCCTCGTCAACGCGCGGGGCTTGCGCTTCTTCGACGAGGGCGAGGACTTCCAGTTCTACACCTATGCCAAGCTCGGCGGCATCATCTTGAACGAGCCCGGCGGCGTCGGCTGGCAGATCTTCGACAGCAAGGTGCTGCATCTGCTCGAGGGGCGCTACAAGACGGGCACGCCGGCCATGGCCGATTCGCTCGAGGCCCTCGCGGACAAGCTCTCCCTCGATCGCGCGGCCTGCCGCCGCACGCTCGAGGAGTACAATACCGCGGTGACGGAGGGGCGCTTCGACCCCACCGTGCGCGACGGCCTCGCCACGCGCGGGCTGCCGCTGCCCAAGAGCAACTGGGCGCAACGGCTCGACACGCCGCCCTTCCTTGCCTATCCCGTCACGGGCGGCATCACCTTCACCTTCGGCGGCGTGCGCGTGAACGACTGCGCGCAGGTCATGAGCACGAGCTGGATGCCCATCCCGGGCCTCTATGCCTGCGGCGAGATGGTGGGCGGGCTCTTTCACGGCAACTATCCGGGCGGCACCGGGCTCATGTCGGGCGCCGTCTTCGGCCGACTGGCCGGGGCTCACGCGGCCGGAGACTGAGCCGATTGAACCGCCCCCTCAGCATTCGCCCCCTCAGCATTTGCCCCCTCAGCATTTGCCCCCTCACCCTACCCTCTCCCCCGATGGGGGAGAGGGATGAG
It encodes:
- the tcuA gene encoding FAD-dependent tricarballylate dehydrogenase TcuA; translation: MSDYDVIVVGAGNAALAAAVSAREQGAGRVVALEKAPRTLRGGNTHYSGGLFRIAFDRPEDLRILVPDAETEVPGFFAGVEAYPHKLFMADLLRVTDGRTDPELAELLIGRSYDTACWMARQGIEMEPAVSLSAVKVGNTIKWSPGAVIRAKHEGVGLSAMWFKAAERQGVDIRYDTAVVRLLQDKSGRVTGVGIQGPEGFAELSGKSVILGCGGFEANPEWRARYLGRPWDHAKVRGTRYNTGDGLRMAMELGALPHGQWTGCHSTPIDADAPPHGDRKLTDKTNRLSYPYGVLVNARGLRFFDEGEDFQFYTYAKLGGIILNEPGGVGWQIFDSKVLHLLEGRYKTGTPAMADSLEALADKLSLDRAACRRTLEEYNTAVTEGRFDPTVRDGLATRGLPLPKSNWAQRLDTPPFLAYPVTGGITFTFGGVRVNDCAQVMSTSWMPIPGLYACGEMVGGLFHGNYPGGTGLMSGAVFGRLAGAHAAGD
- a CDS encoding dienelactone hydrolase family protein, with translation MTYEAQLAETVLIRGHQGDQIDAYLARPLSALLYAGVVIIHHMPGWDIANKEIARRFAHHGYVAIVPNLHFREGKATPEENSASIRAAGGMPDDRTMGDVQGAIDFLRSLPYLNGKVGVIGYCSGGRQAYLAACTLRGVDAAIDCYGGGVVAKPEELTARQPVAPIDFTKSLQCPLLGLFGIEDTRPSPDDTAKTEAALKEHGKTYEFHTYENAGHAFFAVDRPQYRQAAAVDGWKKVLAWFGKHLN